One genomic window of Erinaceus europaeus chromosome 7, mEriEur2.1, whole genome shotgun sequence includes the following:
- the LOC103109246 gene encoding olfactory receptor 6C6-like produces the protein MNKSTEIKFILLGLTDDPQLQILVFLFLFFNYILSLMGNFIIIILTMLDPHLKTPMYFFLRNFSFLEVSFTTVGIPRFLISILTGDKTISYNACATQLFFFLLLGVTEFYLLAAMSYDRYVAICKPLHYPVIMNSKVCYQLVLISWVTGFLIIFPPLALGLKLDFCASRTIDHFLCDTSPILQISCTDTRFIELMAFILAVVTLVVTLLLVVLSYTYIIKTILKFPSVQQRTKAFSTCSSHMVVVSITYGSCIFMYMKPSAKERVSLTKGVAVLNTSVAPLLNPFIYTLRNQQVKEALKDVLQKFSYFQRNGTKHGYK, from the coding sequence atgaacaaaTCGACGGAAATAAAGTTCATTCTGCTTGGACTGACAGATGATCCTCAACTGCAAATTTTGGTTTTCCTGTTTCTATTCTTCAACTATATCTTAAGTCTGATGGGGAACTTTATCATCATCATTCTTACCATGCTAGATCCCCATCTCAAGACGCCAATGTATTTCTTTCTACGAAATTTCTCCTTCTTAGAGGTTTCATTCACAACTGTGGGCATTCCGCGATTTCTGATAAGCATTCTGACTGGAGACAAAACGATTTCCTACAATGCGTGTGCAACTCagttgttcttctttcttttattgggggttaCAGAATTTTATCTTCTGGCTGCTATGTCTTATGACCGCTATGTTGCTATTTGCAAACCCTTGCATTACCCAGTTATTATGAATAGCAAAGTGTGCTATCAGCTGGTTCTCATTTCTTGGGTAACTGGATTCCTAATCATTTTTCCTCCTTTGGCTTTGGGACTTAAATTGGATTTCTGTGCTTCTAGAACTATTGATCATTTCCTCTGTGACACTTCTCCCATCCTGCAAATCTCCTGCACAGATACACGTTTCATAGAACTAATGGCTTTTATATTAGCTGTGGTGACACTGGTAGTCACTTTGTTGTTAGTAGTCCTCTCTTATACATACATAATAAAAACCATTCTAAAATTCCCTTCTGTTCAACAAAGAACAAAGGCCTTTTCCACCTGTTCCTCACACATGGTTGTTGTCTCTATTACTTATGGGAGCTGTATCTTTATGTACATGAAACCATCAGCAAAGGAAAGGGTGTCTTTAACTAAAGGGGTGGCTGTACTCAATACATCTGTTGCTCCTTTACTGAACCCCTTCATTTATACTCTAAGGAATCAGCAGGTGAAAGAAGCTCTCAAAGATGTCCTTCaaaagttttcttattttcaaagaaaTGGGACAAAACATGGATATAAGTAG
- the LOC103109115 gene encoding olfactory receptor 6C6 — MKNQSMDFILVGLTDDPLLQIVIFLFLFLNYTLSLMGNLAIILLTLLDSRLKTPMYFFLRNFSFLEIIFTTVCIPRFLVTIVTKDKTITYNSCAAQLFFILLLGVTEFYLLSAMSYDRYVAICKPLHYPIIMNSKVCYQLVLSSWVTGFLIIFPPLTMGLKLDFCASRVIDHFMCETSPILQISCTDTHVLELMSFILAVVTLAITLVLVIISYTCIIRTILKFPSAQQRSKAFSTCTSHMIVVSITYGSCIFMYIKPTAKERVTVSKGVALLYTSVAPLLNPFIYTLRNQQVKEVFWDMLQKLCFSKKRL; from the coding sequence atgaaaaaccaATCAATGGATTTCATTCTTGTAGGACTAACAGATGACCCACTATTGCAAATTGTAATTTTCCTGTTTCTATTTCTTAACTACACATTAAGTCTGATGGGAAACTTAGCCATAATACTCCTTACCTTGCTGGATTCACGCCTGAAAACACCAATGTATTTCTTTCTTCGTAATTTCTCATTTTTGGAAATCATATTCACAACAGTATGTATTCCCAGATTCCTGGTAACCATTGTGACTAAAGATAAAACTATTACGTACAATAGCTGTGCAgctcaattattttttattcttttactgGGAGTTACAGAATTTTATCTTCTTTCTGCCATGTCCTATGATCGTTATGTTGCCATATGTAAGCCCTTACATTACCCAATCATTATGAATAGCAAAGTATGTTATCAGCTTGTTCTTAGTTCTTGGGTAACTGGATTTCTAATCATTTTTCCTCCATTGACCATGGGGCTCAAGCTGGATTTCTGTGCATCAAGAGTAATTGATCACTTTATGTGTGAAACGTCTCCTATCCTGCAGATCTCCTGCACAGACACACATGTCCTAGAATTGATGTCTTTTATCTTAGCTGTAGTAACACTTGCGATCACCTTGGTCTTAGTGATTATCTCTTATACATGCATCATTAGGACCATTCTGAAATTCCCTTCTGCCCAGCAAAGGAGCAAAGCTTTTTCCACCTGCACTTCACACATGATTGTTGTCTCCATCACCTATGGCAGCTGcatttttatgtatattaaaccaactgcGAAAGAAAGAGTGACTGTATCCAAAGGTGTAGCTTTGCTGTACACTTCAGTTGCCCCTCTACTAAATCCCTTCATTTATACTTTAAGGAACCAGCAAGTGAAAGAAGTCTTTTGGGATATGCTACAAAAATTATGTTTTTCAAAAAAACGACTGTAA
- the LOC103109117 gene encoding olfactory receptor 6C74, giving the protein MKNHTTVTTFILLGLTDDPQLQVVIFLLLFFTYMLSVAGNLTIITLTLLDSHLKTPMYFFLRNFSFLEISFTTVCIPKFLVSMATGDKTISYNSCVAQLFFTILLGATEFFLLAAMSYDRYVAICKPLHYTTIMSGRVCNLLVFASWLSGFIIIFPPLVLGLQLDFCAANAIDHFFCDASPMLQLSCTDTKTIELMALLSAILTLLVTLVLVIISYTKIIKTILQIPSSQQRKKAFSTCSSHMVVVSISYGSCIFMYVKPSAKERVSLNKGIALLSTSVAPMLNPFIYTLRNKQVKDAFKHIIKKLAHRKYTSTFLC; this is encoded by the exons ATGAAAAACCATACAACAGTGACAACCTTTATTCTTCTTGGACTGACAGACGATCCACAATTGCAAGTGgtcatttttctcctccttttcttcaccTACATGTTGAGCGTGGCTGGAAACCTAACCATCATCACACTCACCCTTCTGGATTCACATCTAAAGACACCCATGTATTTCTTTCTTAGAAATTTCTCCTTTTTAGAAATCTCATTCACAACCGTCTGCATCCCCAAATTTCTGGTCAGTATGGCAACAGGTGATAAGACCATTTCTTACAACAGTTGTGTAGCACAGCTGTTTTTCACTATTCTGTTGGGGGCAACAGAGTTTTTCCTCTTAGCTGCCATGTcttatgaccgctatgtggctaTCTGCAAACCCCTGCACTACACCACCATCATGAGTGGCAGAGtctgcaatttgttggtctttgCTTCATGGTTATCtggttttattatcatttttccaCCTCTTGTTTTAGGTCTGCAACTTGATTTCTGTGCTGCCAATGCTATAGACCATTTCTTTTGTGACGCTTCTCCTATGCTGCAGCTCTCTTGCACAGATACTAAAACAATAGAGTTAATGGCACTACTCTCAGCCATTCTGACTCTCTTGGTTACCCTGGTACTAGTGATTATCTCCTACACAAAGATCATCAAAACTATTCTGCAGATTCCTTCTTCTCAACAGAGGAAGAAAGCCTTTTCTACGTGTTCCTCTCACATGGTCGTTGTGTCCATTTCTTATGGCAGTTGCATCTTCATGTATGTGAAACCCTCAGCAAAGGAGAGAGTGTCTTTAAATAAAGGGATCGCTCTGCTCAGTACTTCTGTTGCTCCCATGTTGAATCCCTTCATTTACACACTgagaaacaaacaagtaaaagatGCTTTCAAGCACATCATCAAAAAG TTGGCACATAGAAAATACACTTCAACTTTCCTttgttga